GGCTTGCTGCCATCCCCCGGGCCGGGCGGAGCCACCGCCGCCACGCCGTGGCCCGCGCCGGCCGCGGCCGAACCCCGGCCCCCCGGCCTCGGGTCCCGCGCCCTCAAATCCTGTCCTGCGAGCCTCTTCTTCATCTGAACTCATGACGCCTCCTGATTACCGCCCATCTGGAATTACATGATTACATGTAATTTCTGGGCACGGCAAGGCACGTCGAAATGACCTCTGCCTACCCGGCTTCGATTCCCTTATATACGATTCGTTCTACCCCTAGCGGGTGGTGAAAGCCGTCGCCAGATTGGCTCGGCTGTCAGGGACAGGATCGGGGATGATGGTCCGATGATGGTTGCCGCGATCCAACACGACATCGTCTGGGAAGACGGCCCAGCCACCCAGGCCCGGCTCGAACCGCTGATCGCGCAGGCCGCCTCCGGCGGCGCCCGGCTGATCGCGGTGTCGGAGATGTATGCCACCGGCTTCTCGATGCGGCAGGAGCGTGTCGCTGAGCAGCCCGGTGGGCCCAACGAGCGCTTTCTCATCGAGCAGGCCCAGCGGCACAACACGTGGCTGATCGGCTCGATCGCCCAGTGGGCCGGGCCTGAGGGTGACACTCTGGCTGCCAACGTCGCGGTCCTCGCCGGGCCTGAGGGCGAGGTCTTTCGCTACGACAAGATGCATCCGTTCACCTATGCCGGCGAGCACGAGCACTACCGGGCCGGCAAGGATTTCCTGACCGTCGACGTCGAAGGACTGCGTGTCAGCGTCTTCATCTGCTACGACCTCCGGTTCGCCGACGAGTTCTGGGCAGTGGCCGATGACACCGATCTCTACATCGTGCTGGCGAACTGGCCGGAGCCGCGCCGCGAGCACTGGCGGACGCTGCTGCGGGCCCGGGCCATCGAGAACCAGGCCTACGTGCTGGGCTGCAACCGGGTGGGTCAGGCCGACAAGCTGAATTACCTGGGTGACTCGGCGATCATCGATCCGATGGGCCAGGCCCTCGTCGAGGCCAGCCGCGCCGAGACCGTGCTGATGGTCGACGTGGACCCGGCGCAGGTGCGGCAGGTCCGCGAGCGCTTTCCGTTCCTGGCCGACCGCCGGTGACCAGGCAGGCGAGGGCTCAGGCGCCGTCGAGCGCAGCGGCGGCGCGCGCTTGGTGAGACGGCGCCGGGCTCCGGCCGCGGGCCGGGTCCTGCGGGTGGCCGAGCTTATCGACGCTGACGCTGACGAGGTGCGCCGGCTGACGGCACGACTGCCCGCCCGGGTCAGCGCCTCGATCGCCGAGCTGTCAGCGGGCACCCTGCTCACCTTGGAGGCCCGGTTGCCGTGGTGGGACCGCCGGCGCCGTGCCGGAGTGCTGGACGCCCTGGAGCGGACGCTGCGCGCCATCGAACAGCAGGCGCACCGGCGGACGGTGGTGGCGGCGGCGCTGATCTGCGGGTCCAGGCTGCTCATCGCTCAGCGTGCGCACCCGCCGGCTCTTGCCGGGCAGTGGGAGTTCCCAGGAGGCAAGGTCGAGCGGGGTGAGACGGCCCGAGCCGCCTTGGTCCGCGAATGCGGAGAAGAGTTAGGCTGCCAGGTTGTGATCGGCCAGGAGATCGGGCGGCAGTCGCTGGACGACGGCGCCTTGTTCATCCTCTTTGAAGCCGCCCTCGCGCCGGGGTCGCCGCAACCGACGGCTCTGGAGCACCGCCAGGTTCGCTGGGCCGAAGCCGCTGAGCTGGCCGACTTGGAGTGGGTCACGACAAACCGTAGATACGTGACTGACGTGACAGGACGGTTATAGATGTCGACTACAGTCGGCGGCGCTTGCAGTGCGGCGGTGCGCGCCGTGCGTGCCCTAGATGGAATTGATACCCGCTCAGGGGTGGACAGATGTTGAAGTTCATTGCTCGCCGGTTCGTGAACTACCTGGTGCTGGTGTTCATCGCGACTAGCCTGGCCTACATCCTCGGTTCACTCACCCTGGATCCACGGGCGCGTTACGAGGGCCGCAACCCGCCCATCTCGGAGGCGTCGCTGCGCTCGACCCTGCAGGAGCGCAACGCCGACCCCACCACGCCGGTGCTCAAGCGTTACGGCACCTGGATCAGCGGTGTGGTGCAGGGCGACTTCGGCAAGCAGATCGTCGGTGAGACCCAGGTCGTCGACGAGATCAAGCGCAGAGCAGGGGTGAGCCTGCGGCTGTTGCTGCTGGGCACCGTCTTCGGGGCGGTCGGCGGGGTCCTGGTCGGGGTGCTGGGCGCGGTCCGGCAACGAAAACCGGTGGACATCGGCTCGACGGTGGCCTCTTACATTTTGCTGGCCTCGCCGACCGTCGTGGTGATCGTCGTCGTCCAGACCATCTTCGTGTGGATCTACCACCAGGGCGGTCCGCTGTTCCCCGCCACCGGCGAGTACAACTCCAACCTCGAGGGGCTGGAGTACTGGACCGACCGCGCCAGACGCCTGGTGATGCCGACCATGGTGCTGGCTGGCTTCGGCATCTCCTTCTTCAGCAGGTACCAGCGCAGCGCGATGCTCGACGTGCTGGGCAGCGACTTCCTGCGAACCGCCCGGGCCAAGGGGCTCACCCGGCAACAGGCGCTGTTCAAGCACGGCGTGCGGACCGCCCTGATCCCGATCGTGACCTTCTTCGCGTACTCCTTCGGGCTGCTGCTCACCGG
This is a stretch of genomic DNA from Jatrophihabitans sp.. It encodes these proteins:
- a CDS encoding nitrilase-related carbon-nitrogen hydrolase, which codes for MMVAAIQHDIVWEDGPATQARLEPLIAQAASGGARLIAVSEMYATGFSMRQERVAEQPGGPNERFLIEQAQRHNTWLIGSIAQWAGPEGDTLAANVAVLAGPEGEVFRYDKMHPFTYAGEHEHYRAGKDFLTVDVEGLRVSVFICYDLRFADEFWAVADDTDLYIVLANWPEPRREHWRTLLRARAIENQAYVLGCNRVGQADKLNYLGDSAIIDPMGQALVEASRAETVLMVDVDPAQVRQVRERFPFLADRR
- a CDS encoding NUDIX domain-containing protein; amino-acid sequence: MAELIDADADEVRRLTARLPARVSASIAELSAGTLLTLEARLPWWDRRRRAGVLDALERTLRAIEQQAHRRTVVAAALICGSRLLIAQRAHPPALAGQWEFPGGKVERGETARAALVRECGEELGCQVVIGQEIGRQSLDDGALFILFEAALAPGSPQPTALEHRQVRWAEAAELADLEWVTTNRRYVTDVTGRL
- a CDS encoding ABC transporter permease → MLKFIARRFVNYLVLVFIATSLAYILGSLTLDPRARYEGRNPPISEASLRSTLQERNADPTTPVLKRYGTWISGVVQGDFGKQIVGETQVVDEIKRRAGVSLRLLLLGTVFGAVGGVLVGVLGAVRQRKPVDIGSTVASYILLASPTVVVIVVVQTIFVWIYHQGGPLFPATGEYNSNLEGLEYWTDRARRLVMPTMVLAGFGISFFSRYQRSAMLDVLGSDFLRTARAKGLTRQQALFKHGVRTALIPIVTFFAYSFGLLLTGATFTEKLFGWHGMGEYLISSVQSHDVNAVAAVACFTAVLVLFSGLLADILYAALDPRVRSK